In Populus alba chromosome 1, ASM523922v2, whole genome shotgun sequence, a single window of DNA contains:
- the LOC118043400 gene encoding TPR repeat-containing thioredoxin TTL1, with the protein MPQSAKPSIGGDLDLSSLTDQLRDSLSSLEANKPDFRELDLGSPVSPLRTRGGLTTKTTATTTTTTTTSSSSSSSGSASGAQNPLHKPTNNNHSGELSNSSESSPTTSAKKGQPGHSRSDSLTYSGQTGSQSAVNSPVTVNVLPTGNICPSGRILKTGMGMVNRSAKPDVLGSGTANYGHGSIMRGGGSAKCASSDVVNSPSRNAWSVRGGSVDPEEVKKAGNEMYKKGCFGEALGLYDKAIALAPGNAAYRSNRAAALMGLGRVVEAVKECEEAVRLDPNYWRAHQRLGALLIRLGQVESAKKHLCFPGQHPDSAELHKLQLVEKHLNKCSDARKVNDWKGALREADSAIAAGADYCPQLFMCSTEALLKLHQLEDAQYCLSKVPKLESYANYSQTRFFGMLSEAYPFLVRAQIEMALGRFENGVAAAEKAGQIDPRNVEVAVLLNNVRLVARARIRGNDLFKSERFTEACSAYGEGLRLDPSNSVLYCNRAACWFKRGLWERSIDDCNQALSIQPNYTKALLRRAASNSKLERWADAVRDYEVLRRELPDDNGVAESLFHAQVALKKSRGEEVYNMKFGGGVEEVLGLEQFRAAISLPGVSVVHFKSSSNLHCKQISPFLDTLCVRYPSLNFLKVDVEENPATANAENVRIVPTFKIYKNGNRVKEIVCPSHDMLEHSVRHYSF; encoded by the exons ATGCCGCAATCAGCGAAACCCTCCATTGGAGGAGATTTGGACCTCAGCTCACTGACTGATCAACTCCGTGACTCACTCTCTTCACTCGAAGCCAACAAGCCTGATTTTCGTGAACTCGATCTGGGCTCTCCCGTTTCACCTCTCCGAACTCGAGGCGGACTCACCACTAAAACCACCGCCACAACCACAACGAcgaccaccacctcctccagcTCCAGCTCCTCCGGATCCGCATCCGGTGCCCAAAACCCACTTCACAAACCCACCAATAACAACCACTCAGGAGAGTTATCGAACTCGAGTGAAAGCAGCCCGACGACTAGCGCCAAGAAGGGTCAACCGGGTCATTCTAGATCCGACTCTTTAACTTACTCAGGTCAAACTGGCAGCCAGAGTGCTGTAAATTCTCCGGTAACTGTTAATGTGTTACCTACCGGTAACATTTGTCCGTCAGGTAGGATCTTGAAGACAGGCATGGGAATGGTGAATCGGAGTGCGAAACCGGATGTTTTAGGATCCGGGACTGCGAATTATGGTCACGGCAGCATAATGCGGGGCGGGGGGAGCGCGAAATGTGCCAGCTCTGATGTTGTTAATTCACCAAGCAGGAATGCTTGGAGTGTGCGTGGAGGGAGTGTGGATCCGGAGGAGGTGAAGAAGGCTGGAAATGAGATGTATAAAAAAGGGTGTTTTGGGGAGGCGTTGGGATTGTATGATAAGGCTATTGCTTTGGCACCAGGGAATGCTGCTTACAGGAGTAATAGGGCGGCTGCGTTGATGGGATTGGGAAGAGTTGTGGAGGCTGTGAAAGAGTGTGAGGAGGCTGTTCGGCTGGATCCTAATTATTGGAGAGCACATCAGAGGTTGGGGGCTTTGTTAATTAG GTTAGGACAGGTTGAGAGTGCTAAGAAGCACCTCTGCTTCCCAGGGCAGCATCCGGATTCTGCCGAGTTGCATAAGTTGCAATTAGTAGAGAAACATCTTAACAAATGTTCAGATGCCCGGAAGGTTAATGATTGGAAAGGTGCATTAAGGGAAGCCGATTCTGCTATTGCTGCTGGAGCTGATTATTGCCCCCAG CTCTTTATGTGTAGTACTGAAGCTCTTTTGAAGCTCCACCAACTTGAAGATGCTCAATATTGCTTATCAAAAGTTCCAAAACTAGAATCATATGCCAACTACTCGCAGACTAGATTTTTTGGGATGCTTTCTGAAGCTTACCCTTTCTTGGTTCGAGCGCAGATTGAGATGGCTCTAGGAAG GTTTGAGAATGGAGTTGCAGCTGCTGAGAAAGCTGGACAGATTGATCCACGAAATGTTGAAGTAGCAGTGCTGCTTAACAATGTGCGATTAGTAGCCAGGGCTCGTATCCGTGGCAATGATCTCTTCAAATCAGAAAGGTTCACTGAAGCCTGCTCAGCATATGGGGAAGGCCTTAGGCTTGATCCTTCAAACTCTGTTCTTTATTGCAACAGAGCAGCATGTTGGTTTAAGCGTGGACTGTGGGAGAGATCCATTGATGACTGCAATCAAGCTTTAAGTATCCAACCTAACTACACAAAAGCGCTTCTTAGAAGAGCTGCCTCAAACAGCAAG TTAGAAAGATGGGCTGATGCTGTGAGGGATTATGAGGTTTTGAGGAGGGAACTTCCAGATGACAATGGAGTTGCTGAATCTCTATTTCATGCTCAAGTCGCATTGAAGAAATCTCGTGGAGAAGAAGTGTATAATATGAAGTTTGGTGGTGGAGTAGAGGAAGTCTTGGGCCTTGAACAGTTTAGAGCTGCAATATCATTACCAG GTGTTTCAGTGGTTCATTTCAAATCCTCCTCTAATTTACACTGCAAGCAAATATCTCCATTTCTGGATACATTATGTGTTCGGTATCCATCTCTAAACTTTCTCAAG GTGGATGTAGAGGAGAATCCAGCAACTGCAAATGCTGAGAATGTGAGGATTGTTCCAACATTCAAGATATACAAAAATGGTAACCGAGTGAAGGAGATTGTCTGCCCAAGTCATGATATGTTGGAACATTCGGTGAGGCATTACAGCTTTTAG